One segment of Curtobacterium sp. MR_MD2014 DNA contains the following:
- a CDS encoding aspartate carbamoyltransferase catalytic subunit, translated as MKHLLSTADLSRAEAVRILDVAEEMAEVNTREVRKLPALRGKTVVNLFFEDSTRTRISFEAAAKRLSADVINFAAKGSSVSKGESLKDTVQTLGAMGIDGIVMRHPASGAPRVLAEADWIDVPVVNAGDGTHEHPTQALLDAFTMRRRIHGTDSRGRALDGVRVAIVGDVLHSRVARSNAWLLRTLGAEVTFAAPPTLLPAVDRPFGAAVHHDLDAALGEDPDVVMLLRIQQERMNDAFFPNPREYTRHFGLTAARAAALSERTLIMHPGPMNRGLEIAGVAADDPRSTVVEQVANGVSVRMAVLYLALTGEHEPKEPVA; from the coding sequence GTGAAGCACCTGCTCTCCACCGCCGACCTGTCGCGCGCCGAGGCCGTCCGGATCCTCGACGTCGCCGAGGAGATGGCCGAGGTCAACACCCGCGAGGTCCGGAAGCTCCCGGCCCTCCGCGGCAAGACCGTCGTGAACCTGTTCTTCGAGGACTCGACCCGGACCCGCATCTCGTTCGAGGCAGCCGCCAAGCGGCTCTCCGCCGACGTCATCAACTTCGCGGCGAAGGGCTCCAGCGTCTCGAAGGGCGAGTCGCTGAAGGACACCGTGCAGACCCTCGGTGCGATGGGCATCGACGGCATCGTCATGCGCCACCCGGCGTCGGGAGCCCCGCGGGTCCTCGCCGAGGCCGACTGGATCGACGTCCCGGTCGTGAACGCCGGTGACGGGACGCACGAGCACCCGACGCAGGCCCTGCTCGACGCCTTCACGATGCGCCGACGGATCCACGGCACCGACAGCCGCGGCCGGGCGCTCGACGGCGTCCGCGTGGCGATCGTCGGCGACGTCCTGCACAGCCGTGTCGCCCGGAGCAACGCCTGGCTGCTGCGCACGCTCGGTGCCGAGGTGACCTTCGCCGCGCCGCCCACGCTGCTGCCCGCGGTCGACCGTCCGTTCGGCGCCGCCGTGCACCACGACCTCGACGCAGCCCTCGGGGAGGACCCGGACGTCGTGATGCTGCTCCGCATCCAGCAGGAGCGGATGAACGACGCGTTCTTCCCGAACCCGCGGGAGTACACGCGGCACTTCGGTCTGACGGCGGCACGGGCGGCGGCCCTCTCGGAGCGCACGCTGATCATGCACCCGGGCCCGATGAACCGCGGCCTGGAGATCGCCGGCGTCGCCGCCGACGACCCGCGCTCGACCGTCGTCGAGCAGGTCGCCAACGGCGTCTCCGTCCGCATGGCCGTCCTGTACCTCGCCCTGACCGGCGAGCACGAACCGAAGGAGCCCGTCGCATGA
- the pyrR gene encoding bifunctional pyr operon transcriptional regulator/uracil phosphoribosyltransferase PyrR, which produces MGTRTVLQHPDITRALTRIAHEILEANHGASDLVLLGIPTRGAVLAERLDRVLADIEPEWAADRDQRLGTLDVTMHRDDLGHGIGRAPHRTTIPTSGIDGKVVVLVDDVLYSGRTVRAALDALQGIGRPRAVRLAVLVDRGHRELPIRADHVGKNLPTAADERVTLRLTETDGTDEVVIEQHETPQHTPQHEQGVAP; this is translated from the coding sequence GTGGGCACCAGAACGGTCCTGCAACACCCCGACATCACGCGTGCTCTGACACGCATCGCGCACGAGATCCTCGAGGCCAACCACGGCGCCTCGGACCTCGTGCTCCTGGGCATCCCGACACGGGGTGCCGTCCTGGCCGAGCGGCTCGACCGCGTCCTGGCCGACATCGAACCCGAGTGGGCAGCGGACCGCGACCAGCGGCTCGGCACGCTCGACGTCACGATGCACCGGGACGACCTCGGCCACGGCATCGGTCGTGCGCCGCACCGCACGACGATCCCGACGAGCGGCATCGACGGCAAGGTCGTCGTGCTGGTCGACGACGTGCTCTACTCGGGTCGCACCGTGCGGGCAGCGCTCGACGCCCTGCAGGGCATCGGCCGGCCCCGGGCGGTGCGGCTCGCGGTGCTCGTCGACCGCGGCCACCGCGAACTGCCCATCCGGGCGGACCACGTCGGCAAGAACCTGCCGACGGCCGCCGACGAGCGGGTCACGCTGCGCCTGACCGAGACGGACGGCACCGACGAGGTCGTCATCGAGCAGCACGAGACGCCGCAGCACACGCCGCAGCACGAGCAGGGGGTCGCCCCGTGA
- the nusB gene encoding transcription antitermination factor NusB, with amino-acid sequence MSARSKARKRALDMLYVAEVRELPIADVLATETVRHLDQPERASSWDYARQIVTGIDDDRAAIDKVIVEHAQGWSVARMPVLDRCILRMGVWELRYNPEVPDAVAIAEAVELAQSLSTEDSAGFVNGVLGAVAGGRAPSGRSADEAAAPSGRTVAGDQESE; translated from the coding sequence ATGAGTGCTCGTTCGAAGGCCCGCAAGCGCGCCCTCGACATGCTCTACGTCGCCGAGGTGCGTGAGCTCCCGATCGCGGACGTCCTGGCGACCGAGACGGTACGGCACCTCGACCAGCCCGAGCGCGCCTCGAGCTGGGACTACGCCCGGCAGATCGTCACCGGCATCGACGACGACCGCGCGGCGATCGACAAGGTGATCGTCGAGCACGCGCAGGGGTGGTCCGTCGCCCGCATGCCCGTCCTCGACCGCTGCATCCTCCGGATGGGCGTCTGGGAGCTCCGGTACAACCCGGAGGTCCCGGACGCGGTCGCGATCGCCGAGGCGGTCGAGCTCGCGCAGTCGCTCTCGACGGAGGACTCGGCCGGCTTCGTGAACGGCGTCCTCGGCGCCGTCGCGGGCGGCCGTGCACCGTCCGGTCGGAGCGCCGACGAGGCTGCCGCACCGTCCGGTCGGACTGTCGCGGGGGACCAGGAGTCCGAGTAG
- the efp gene encoding elongation factor P → MASTTDIKNGAVLIIDGQLWSVVEFQHVKPGKGGAFVRTKLKNVVSGKVVDRTFNAGAKIDTATVDRRDYQYLYQDGESYVFMDTDTYDQVPVSETVVGDAKNYLLESAMVTIAMNEGNPLYIELPTSIVTEVETEPGLQGDRSSGGTKDATIIATGHRIQVPLYLENGTTVKIDTRDGSFLGRVNN, encoded by the coding sequence ATGGCGAGTACCACTGACATCAAGAACGGCGCCGTTCTCATCATCGACGGGCAGCTCTGGTCGGTCGTCGAGTTCCAGCACGTGAAGCCGGGCAAGGGCGGCGCCTTCGTCCGCACCAAGCTCAAGAACGTCGTCTCGGGCAAGGTCGTCGACCGCACGTTCAACGCCGGCGCGAAGATCGACACCGCGACCGTGGACCGCCGCGACTACCAGTACCTGTACCAGGACGGCGAGTCCTACGTCTTCATGGACACCGACACGTACGACCAGGTCCCCGTGTCGGAGACCGTCGTCGGCGACGCCAAGAACTACCTGCTCGAGTCCGCCATGGTCACCATCGCGATGAACGAGGGCAACCCGCTGTACATCGAGCTCCCGACGTCGATCGTCACCGAGGTCGAGACCGAGCCGGGCCTGCAGGGCGACCGTTCCTCCGGTGGCACGAAGGACGCGACCATCATCGCGACCGGTCACCGCATCCAGGTGCCGCTGTACCTGGAGAACGGCACCACCGTGAAGATCGACACGCGCGACGGCAGCTTCCTCGGCCGCGTCAACAACTAG
- a CDS encoding ABC1 kinase family protein, whose translation MPTPPRLSDLGQQDVAAGSLRTRARRFAELLSIARRHELVPFRRLDFSRDPETSDLRRRQAEHLRRALEEAGGGFVKMGQLLSTRDDLLPDEWTEGLAHLQRSVRPADAVEVAALLEEELGAPVDEVFASFDTEPVAAASIAQVHRATLRDGTVVAVKVQRPGIDAAVRRDVDIALRVVRFLARTSTEARQVGVADVAQQYADDLVRQVDFTSEMRNLTALRAAQARSARPDAVAYPEPYRDLSGRRVMVMEFLEGETLSAVRAAGGGQDLDAPMRAVLDAFLRQIVFDGIYHADLHPGNVVLLPDGRPALIDFGSVGRLDPGLRSTVQDLLAGYIQDDTERIADAVMRMAPVRDVEDEPDFRRDIAAFVADELGPGARIGVETVDDAVAVFGRYRLKPPPDFVAAARALAIFEGTLRSLAPSFDLLEESRDLARRQIRDQLRPRAVRDLAVRELFGVVSAARKLPRRVDRITEALETGRFAVNIRLFSDRRDREVVSGLVRRVLLVLLGAGAGVLAIVYLASPARPTAVLSTGAAGGILGGTAVVLLVWAAIDAWRARRRR comes from the coding sequence GTGCCCACCCCGCCCCGCCTGAGCGACCTCGGCCAGCAGGACGTCGCCGCCGGCAGCCTGCGTACCCGTGCCCGACGCTTCGCCGAACTCCTGTCGATCGCCCGCCGCCACGAACTGGTGCCGTTCCGACGGCTCGACTTCTCACGCGACCCGGAGACGTCGGACCTGCGGCGGCGGCAGGCCGAGCACCTGCGTCGCGCCCTCGAGGAGGCGGGCGGCGGGTTCGTGAAGATGGGACAGCTCCTGTCGACGCGCGACGACCTGCTGCCGGACGAGTGGACCGAGGGGCTCGCGCACCTGCAGCGCAGCGTCCGCCCCGCCGACGCGGTCGAGGTCGCGGCGCTCCTCGAGGAGGAGCTGGGCGCGCCCGTCGACGAGGTGTTCGCGTCCTTCGACACCGAACCGGTCGCCGCTGCGTCCATCGCGCAGGTGCACCGGGCCACCCTCCGTGACGGCACCGTCGTCGCCGTGAAGGTCCAGCGACCCGGGATCGACGCCGCGGTCCGGCGCGACGTCGACATCGCGCTGCGGGTCGTCAGGTTCCTGGCCCGGACGAGCACCGAGGCACGACAGGTCGGCGTCGCGGACGTCGCGCAGCAGTACGCCGACGACCTCGTGCGGCAGGTGGACTTCACGTCGGAGATGCGGAACCTCACCGCACTGCGTGCGGCGCAGGCGCGGAGCGCCCGACCGGACGCGGTCGCCTACCCCGAGCCGTACCGCGACCTCTCCGGGCGTCGGGTGATGGTGATGGAGTTCCTCGAGGGCGAGACGCTCAGCGCGGTCCGGGCCGCCGGGGGCGGTCAGGACCTCGACGCCCCGATGCGGGCCGTCCTCGACGCCTTCCTCCGGCAGATCGTCTTCGACGGGATCTACCACGCTGACCTGCACCCGGGCAACGTCGTGCTGCTGCCCGACGGCCGTCCGGCCCTGATCGACTTCGGGTCCGTCGGTCGGCTCGACCCGGGCCTGCGGAGCACCGTGCAGGACCTGCTCGCCGGCTACATCCAGGACGACACCGAGCGGATCGCGGACGCGGTGATGCGCATGGCCCCGGTGCGCGACGTCGAGGACGAGCCGGACTTCCGCCGGGACATCGCCGCGTTCGTCGCGGACGAGCTCGGGCCCGGTGCACGGATCGGCGTCGAGACGGTGGACGACGCCGTCGCCGTGTTCGGGCGCTACCGGCTCAAGCCGCCGCCGGACTTCGTCGCCGCGGCCCGCGCGCTGGCGATCTTCGAGGGCACCCTGCGCAGCCTCGCGCCGTCGTTCGACCTGCTCGAGGAGTCCCGCGACCTGGCCAGGCGGCAGATCCGCGACCAGCTCCGACCGCGAGCGGTCCGGGACCTCGCGGTCCGTGAGCTCTTCGGCGTGGTGTCGGCCGCGCGCAAGCTGCCCCGGCGGGTCGACCGGATCACCGAGGCGCTCGAGACCGGCAGGTTCGCGGTGAACATCCGGCTGTTCTCGGACCGGCGGGACCGCGAGGTGGTCTCCGGTCTGGTCCGGCGCGTCCTGCTCGTCCTGCTCGGAGCGGGCGCCGGCGTGCTGGCGATCGTGTACCTCGCCTCGCCGGCGCGGCCGACCGCGGTGCTCTCGACCGGCGCCGCGGGCGGGATCCTGGGCGGTACCGCCGTGGTGCTGCTGGTGTGGGCCGCGATCGACGCGTGGCGGGCTCGACGCCGGCGGTGA
- the aroB gene encoding 3-dehydroquinate synthase — MTASNLPEGTTEIRVGGEGGSLVVVGNDLSGSVPSLLGPRVAKVLIVHAPTLGARANELRAVLVEAGLDALIAEVPDAEAAKRVEVAAFCWQVMGQADFTRTDAVIGLGGGAVTDLAGFVAATWLRGVPFLAMPTSVLGLVDASVGGKTGINTNEGKNLVGAFHHPRAVVADLDLVRTLPRNDVLTGFAEIVKAGFIAVPEILDVIEADVARVTDPTTPEFRRVVELAIALKAEVVSEDFTEQGRREILNYGHTLGHAIEHAERYQWRHGAAVSVGMVFAAELARLTGHLDDATVDRHRSILESLELPTTYGLGRWEGLLATMRRDKKARAGMLRFIILDGVGKPATLEGPEDHLLFTAYQEVGV; from the coding sequence GTGACCGCGTCGAACCTGCCCGAGGGCACCACCGAGATCCGGGTCGGCGGCGAGGGCGGGTCCCTCGTCGTGGTCGGCAACGACCTGTCCGGCTCGGTCCCGTCGCTGCTCGGACCCCGCGTTGCGAAGGTGCTCATCGTGCACGCACCGACCCTGGGAGCGCGGGCGAACGAGCTGCGTGCCGTCCTCGTCGAGGCCGGTCTCGACGCACTGATCGCCGAGGTCCCGGACGCCGAGGCCGCCAAGCGCGTCGAGGTCGCCGCGTTCTGCTGGCAGGTCATGGGGCAGGCGGACTTCACCCGGACCGACGCTGTCATCGGGCTCGGCGGGGGAGCCGTCACCGACCTCGCCGGGTTCGTCGCGGCGACGTGGCTCCGCGGGGTGCCGTTCCTGGCGATGCCGACGAGCGTGCTCGGGCTGGTCGACGCGAGCGTCGGCGGCAAGACCGGCATCAACACCAACGAGGGCAAGAACCTGGTCGGGGCGTTCCACCACCCGCGCGCGGTGGTCGCCGACCTCGACCTCGTCCGGACGCTGCCGAGGAACGACGTGCTCACCGGGTTCGCCGAGATCGTGAAGGCCGGCTTCATCGCCGTCCCCGAGATCCTGGACGTCATCGAGGCCGACGTCGCCCGCGTCACCGACCCGACGACGCCCGAGTTCCGCCGCGTGGTCGAGCTCGCGATCGCGCTGAAGGCCGAGGTGGTGTCGGAGGACTTCACCGAGCAGGGGCGTCGGGAGATCCTCAACTACGGGCACACTCTCGGGCACGCGATCGAGCACGCCGAGCGCTACCAGTGGCGACACGGCGCGGCGGTGTCCGTCGGCATGGTGTTCGCCGCGGAGCTCGCCCGGTTGACGGGCCACCTGGACGACGCCACCGTCGACCGGCACCGCTCGATCCTCGAGTCGCTGGAGCTGCCGACGACCTACGGCCTCGGTCGCTGGGAGGGCCTGCTCGCGACGATGCGGCGCGACAAGAAGGCACGAGCGGGCATGCTGCGCTTCATCATCCTCGACGGGGTCGGCAAGCCCGCCACCCTCGAGGGTCCGGAGGACCACCTGCTGTTCACCGCGTACCAGGAGGTCGGCGTCTAG
- a CDS encoding shikimate kinase has translation MSGADASTTGGLAGTGAPVVVIGPMGAGKSSVGKRVAKALGVPFTDTDRVIAREHGPIPGIFADRGEPAFRALEAEAVRAAVATGGVVSVGGGAVTHPDTRAALRGARVVLLTVSPEAVAARIAGTDRPLLAQGGIDAWQTIADERAATYAELAHATFDTSRRPMSHVVRDVVAWVTEQQTGSGEERTGSAEERTDSAEEHIGSDQEHTTGGTP, from the coding sequence GTGAGCGGCGCCGACGCGTCGACCACCGGCGGTCTCGCGGGCACCGGTGCGCCGGTCGTCGTGATCGGGCCGATGGGGGCCGGCAAGTCGAGCGTCGGCAAGCGCGTCGCCAAGGCCCTGGGCGTGCCGTTCACGGACACCGATCGCGTGATCGCGCGGGAGCACGGCCCGATCCCGGGGATCTTCGCCGACCGCGGTGAGCCGGCGTTCCGCGCGCTCGAGGCCGAGGCCGTGCGCGCAGCCGTCGCGACCGGCGGTGTGGTCTCCGTCGGTGGGGGAGCCGTGACGCACCCGGACACCCGTGCTGCGTTGCGTGGCGCCCGGGTCGTGCTGCTCACCGTGTCACCCGAGGCCGTCGCAGCCCGGATCGCGGGGACCGACCGGCCGCTCCTCGCGCAGGGCGGGATCGACGCGTGGCAGACCATCGCCGACGAGCGGGCGGCGACCTACGCCGAGCTCGCACACGCGACGTTCGACACGTCGCGCCGCCCGATGTCGCACGTCGTCCGGGACGTCGTCGCGTGGGTGACCGAGCAGCAGACCGGCTCCGGCGAGGAGCGCACCGGCTCCGCCGAGGAGCGCACCGACTCCGCTGAGGAGCACATCGGCTCCGACCAGGAGCACACCACCGGAGGGACACCGTGA
- the aroC gene encoding chorismate synthase, translated as MLRWLTAGESHGPELIAMLEGLPAGVPVSFESIRADLARRKLGYGRGSRMKFEQDELHVSGGVRHGYSLGSPIAIRIGNTEWPKWVEVMSPEPVESTEMSRGRSAPLTRPRPGHADLVGMQKYGFDEARPILERASARETAARVALGAVAKSFLAELGIRSIAHTLQVGTVRVPDGTPLPLPDDVDRLDEDQLRCADPETSARMVTEVEAAKKDGDTLGGVVEVLFYGVPPGLGSHVHWDRRLDARLAAAIMGIQAIKGVEVGDGFATAGRRGSEAHDELYREDGEIVRTSDRAGGTEGGMSTGTVLRVRAGMKPIATVPHALHTIDVATGEDAAAHHQRSDVCAVPASGVVAEAMVALVLADAVLEKFGGDSLTETKRNLDAYLAALPETLRTRRTDGAESRAAEPTTVR; from the coding sequence ATGCTTCGTTGGTTGACCGCTGGTGAGTCCCACGGACCCGAACTCATCGCGATGCTCGAGGGCCTGCCCGCGGGCGTCCCGGTGTCGTTCGAGTCCATCCGCGCCGACCTCGCGCGTCGGAAGCTCGGCTACGGGCGCGGGTCGCGGATGAAGTTCGAGCAGGACGAGCTCCACGTCTCGGGCGGGGTCCGCCACGGGTACTCGCTCGGCAGCCCGATCGCCATCCGCATCGGCAACACCGAGTGGCCCAAGTGGGTCGAGGTCATGAGCCCCGAGCCGGTCGAGTCGACCGAGATGTCCCGTGGTCGCAGCGCGCCCCTGACCCGACCGCGTCCCGGACACGCCGACCTGGTCGGCATGCAGAAGTACGGGTTCGACGAGGCCCGACCGATCCTCGAACGCGCGTCCGCTCGCGAGACGGCGGCGCGGGTCGCCCTCGGCGCGGTCGCGAAGTCCTTCCTGGCCGAGCTCGGCATCCGCTCGATCGCGCACACCCTGCAGGTCGGCACCGTCCGCGTGCCCGACGGCACGCCGCTGCCCCTGCCCGACGACGTCGACCGCCTGGACGAGGACCAGCTCCGCTGTGCCGACCCGGAGACCTCCGCGCGGATGGTCACCGAGGTCGAGGCGGCGAAGAAGGACGGCGACACCCTCGGCGGGGTCGTCGAGGTCCTGTTCTACGGCGTCCCGCCGGGGCTCGGCTCCCACGTGCACTGGGACCGTCGTCTCGACGCACGACTCGCCGCGGCGATCATGGGCATCCAGGCGATCAAGGGCGTCGAGGTCGGCGACGGGTTCGCCACCGCGGGACGCCGTGGGTCCGAGGCGCACGACGAGCTGTACCGCGAGGACGGCGAGATCGTCCGGACGAGCGACCGCGCCGGCGGGACCGAAGGCGGCATGTCCACCGGGACGGTGCTCCGTGTCCGCGCGGGCATGAAGCCCATCGCGACCGTGCCGCACGCCCTGCACACCATCGACGTCGCCACCGGCGAGGACGCGGCCGCCCACCACCAGCGGAGCGACGTCTGCGCGGTACCGGCATCGGGCGTCGTCGCCGAGGCCATGGTCGCGCTCGTGCTCGCCGATGCCGTGCTCGAGAAGTTCGGCGGCGACAGCCTGACCGAGACGAAGCGCAACCTCGACGCGTACCTGGCGGCCCTGCCGGAGACCCTGCGCACCCGCCGGACGGACGGCGCTGAGTCGCGCGCGGCCGAGCCCACGACCGTCCGGTGA
- the mltG gene encoding endolytic transglycosylase MltG: protein MADDLDWDAIIAPGDDAGRRRRPTDPDAEPDRPMSRREARAAEAAESERARRAPAEDTDGRRPADQDPASQPSTAATRPASPADAPVARSDDELHPDVRALLTGELRAPDAQAVRAARAEAGPGRATRDAGVVDGSAAAAGGPAGADRGTGGTGGGRGRGAGGGGASRPPREPRPKRRRGPLVAGIVIVALVLGGGVGAYAFAAPKVQQVLSAIGGSSEPDDYTGDGTSKVTVTIKQGDIGEDVAKTLQRSGVVKSSKVFYKLLLTSPDVSFQPGSYELKKEMSSKAALDALKDSDNRVQASIVIPEGTALQDIEAGMVSKAGLTEAEVSAAAKDVQAYGLPSGVTTLEGWLFPATYPINPGWTAKQYFQSMVDTMKEHLAAAGVAEGDQERVVVFASLVQKEAGLAADYPKVARVFQNRLDIDMALQSDATVAYGTGNTHKVTTTDEERADAGNAYNTYVHKGLPPAPISNPGDLAIKAVTNMADGKWLYFVTVDLDTGETVFSDTYAEHQVAVKQFQAWLRAHPEYQ, encoded by the coding sequence TTGGCAGACGACCTGGACTGGGACGCGATCATCGCGCCCGGTGACGACGCAGGGCGGCGACGTCGCCCCACCGACCCCGACGCCGAGCCCGACCGACCGATGTCCCGTCGTGAGGCGCGTGCTGCCGAGGCAGCCGAGTCCGAGCGGGCGCGGCGGGCGCCGGCGGAGGACACCGACGGTCGTCGTCCGGCGGACCAGGACCCGGCGTCGCAGCCCTCGACGGCGGCGACGCGACCGGCATCGCCGGCGGACGCCCCGGTCGCGCGGTCGGACGACGAGCTCCACCCGGACGTCCGAGCACTCCTGACCGGGGAGCTCCGGGCGCCCGATGCGCAGGCGGTGCGTGCGGCGCGGGCCGAGGCCGGCCCGGGCCGGGCCACGCGTGACGCGGGCGTCGTCGACGGTTCCGCTGCCGCCGCGGGCGGGCCTGCCGGAGCCGACCGGGGAACCGGCGGTACCGGAGGCGGACGTGGGCGTGGTGCCGGAGGCGGGGGAGCCTCCCGGCCGCCACGCGAACCGCGGCCGAAGCGGCGACGTGGCCCGCTCGTGGCGGGCATCGTGATCGTCGCCCTCGTCCTGGGCGGCGGCGTCGGCGCGTACGCCTTCGCCGCACCCAAGGTGCAGCAGGTGCTCAGTGCGATCGGCGGGTCCAGTGAGCCCGACGACTACACCGGCGACGGGACGAGCAAGGTCACCGTGACCATCAAGCAGGGCGACATCGGCGAGGACGTCGCGAAGACCCTGCAGCGCAGCGGTGTCGTGAAGAGCTCGAAGGTGTTCTACAAGCTGCTGTTGACCTCACCGGACGTCTCGTTCCAGCCGGGCTCGTACGAGCTCAAGAAGGAGATGAGCTCGAAGGCCGCGCTCGACGCACTCAAGGACTCCGACAACCGCGTCCAGGCCTCGATCGTGATCCCCGAGGGGACCGCGCTGCAGGACATCGAGGCGGGGATGGTCTCGAAGGCGGGGCTGACCGAGGCCGAGGTCAGTGCAGCGGCGAAGGACGTGCAGGCGTACGGGCTCCCGTCCGGCGTGACGACGCTCGAGGGATGGCTCTTCCCGGCGACGTACCCGATCAACCCCGGGTGGACCGCGAAGCAGTACTTCCAGTCGATGGTCGACACGATGAAGGAGCACCTGGCCGCCGCCGGCGTGGCCGAGGGTGACCAGGAGCGGGTCGTCGTCTTCGCCTCGCTCGTGCAGAAGGAGGCCGGCCTGGCTGCCGACTACCCGAAGGTCGCGCGGGTGTTCCAGAACCGGCTCGACATCGACATGGCGCTGCAGTCGGACGCGACCGTCGCCTACGGGACGGGCAACACGCACAAGGTGACCACGACCGACGAGGAGCGAGCGGACGCGGGCAACGCGTACAACACCTACGTGCACAAGGGTCTGCCCCCGGCACCGATCTCGAACCCCGGCGACCTGGCCATCAAGGCCGTCACGAACATGGCCGACGGGAAGTGGCTCTACTTCGTGACGGTCGACCTCGACACGGGTGAGACCGTCTTCTCGGACACGTACGCGGAGCACCAGGTGGCCGTGAAGCAGTTCCAGGCCTGGCTCCGCGCACACCCCGAGTACCAGTAG
- the ruvX gene encoding Holliday junction resolvase RuvX has product MRPGRRLGVDVGKARIGVAVCDRDGLLATPVETVPRAQATDVRRIVELADEYDVLEIVVGLPLSMSGDDTPSTADARGFAERLAEHRTVRLVDERLSTVTAQRGLHQAGKNTKKSRAVIDQAAAVIILQHALDHERASSAAPGATLP; this is encoded by the coding sequence GTGCGTCCGGGCCGCCGGCTCGGCGTCGACGTCGGCAAGGCCCGCATCGGCGTCGCGGTCTGCGACCGCGACGGCCTGCTGGCCACCCCGGTCGAGACGGTGCCCCGGGCCCAGGCGACCGACGTGCGCCGGATCGTCGAACTGGCCGACGAGTACGACGTGCTCGAGATCGTCGTGGGGCTGCCGCTCTCGATGTCGGGTGACGACACCCCGTCGACCGCCGATGCCAGGGGCTTCGCGGAGCGGCTGGCCGAGCACCGGACCGTACGGCTGGTCGACGAACGGCTCTCGACGGTGACGGCGCAGCGCGGTCTGCACCAGGCCGGGAAGAACACCAAGAAGTCCCGCGCCGTGATCGACCAAGCGGCCGCTGTTATCATCCTGCAACACGCGCTCGACCACGAGCGTGCGTCCAGCGCCGCTCCCGGCGCAACGCTCCCCTGA